tacagcgaacgattttaaaaatcttaaaatcaaagacaaaaattatatttccgtATTATTAATGAAAGACTATCGATGAAAGTAATTAGATAGGATAGCTTGCACCCTGTCAACTGATAGCGAGAGAACGAAATCCGGATAAATACCAATACCTATTACGGGTAGAAAGATACAGATTGAAACAAATAGTTCTCGTGGTCCAGAATCCGCAAAATTAGAGTTTGGAACATTGAAtagcttgtatccatagaacatctgacgtaacatagataataaataaataggagTTAATATCATTCCAATTGCCATTACAAAAGTAATTAGCATTTTTGGCATTAAAAGGTATTTTGGACTAGTAATTATTCCAAAAAATACTAATAATTCCGCAACAAAACCACTCATTCCTGGCAATGCAAGAGAAGCCATCGAAAAACTACTGAACATGGTAAATAGTTTTGGCATTGGGATCGATACCCCCCCCATTTCGTCGAGATAAACAAGACGTATTCTATCACAACTCGTTCCTGCCAAGAAAAAAAGCGCAGCaccaataaatccatgagagagtatttgtaaaatggcaccgttgagtcccattccggttatagaaccaattcctataattgtgaaacccatgtgagatacagaggaataggctattcttttttttaaattccgTTGACCGAGAGAGGTTGAAGCTGCATAGATTATTTGAATCGTTCCCACTATTACCAACCAGGGAGAAAATATAGAATGAGCGTGGGGTAATAATTCCATAttgatccgaataagtccatatgcgcCCATTTTTAATAAGATTCCAGCTAGAAGCATACATGTACTGTAATGTGCTTCTCCATGGGTATCTGGTAACCACGTATGTAGGGGTATAATCGGCGATTTGACAGCATAAGCAATAAGGAatccaaaatataatattatttccaatgccacaggatatgattgattagttaattttgaaaaatctaaTGTGGGTTCATTAGGGCCATATAAACCCATACCTAGAACTCCTATTAAGAGAAAAATGGAGCCCCCCGCAGTGTACAAAATAAACTTTGTGGCCGAGTAGAGACGTTTCTTTCCCCCCCACATGGATAAAAGTAAATAAACAGGAATTAATTCTAACTCCCACAGCATGAAAAAAAGTAAAAGGTCTCTAGAAGAAAATAATCCTATTTGACCGCTGTACATTGCTAACATGAGAAAATAGAACAATCGCGAATTTCGAGTAACTGGCCAAGCCGCTAAGGTAGCTAAAGTGGTGATAAATCCTGTCAGTAAAATAGGTCCTATGGAAAGCCCATCGATTCCCAGTCTCCAGTGAAAATCAAAAACATCTATCCATTTTAAATCTTCCTCCAATTGGGTTAATGGATCGTCCAATTGGAAATGATAACAGAAAACATAGGTTGTTAGAAGGAGTTCCAACGAGCATATACATATAGCATACCacctaaacatcttatttcctttatgaggaagaaagaaaatggaagaaccgacggatatcggcaaaacaacaagtattgttaaccaaggaaaataactcgtgataaagacaagatacgtttgaccagaaaaacccgtgctcggaatagaataatatattttctcgagTACGGGCTTTTGTCGGTAAAGAGGAATCAATTGATTCAAGTGGATTTTTTTGTAACGTATCAATAACCTAGACCCATGCtgcgagttgtttcatatgataaataaacacgGACACTCAAAAAATCCGTGGGGCAGGCGGATTCACATCTCTTACAACCCACACAGTCCTCGGTTCTTGGTGCGGAAGCAATTTGCTTAGCTTTACATCCGTCCCAAGGTATCATTTCCAATACGTCTGTGGGGCAGGCTCGTACACATTGAGTACACCCTatacatgtatcataaatttttactgaatgtgacattggatctataaattccagattttaacatcaaaaattttcaatctggtagaaaattagtatttatattatAGACACCAGACGAAGCAgtggtttattaaaattttaagaatcaatatatttctaaatctgttcatgagaaaaagccaagagactttgatttccgtttcaaaaatcatgatcatacgagtcacatgtgtaaataaaaattggccgacaaaacaaattgatcaatcattcaaatcaatatttcaatattcatattttcaatatgaaatatgaatatataaaaataaaactaaattagtaatttaatttattttcgtaatatgattaacatattattatttaataatattatttttattattttattataatatttataatattatgcagtatattattatataatacatttatattattatataatacattaaaaatacattaaaaacattaaaatttaaatacattaaaattaaataaaataaacaaataaaaaacgaaataaaaaaattataataccaattaaattaagaatataattatttttcattaatggaatatgaaagtgaaagaatagaaatagaaaaatattccaatttcatttatattttcttatgctttatcatgttgtgtggtgtcttgatttatatgatcattataactgattattcaatatatgatcatgataattatcactaattattcaacaaattcgattgattgatacgagttgattttctgtttcgatgaatcgacgaaacaatagctagaccaatagctgcttcagcagctgcaacagctataataaagattgagaaaatgtttccttttaattggcgactatcaaatatatcagaaaatgttacaagattaatattaaccgaatttagtataagctcaagacacataagtgctctaaccatgtttcgacttgtgatcaatccatagagaccgatagaaaataaataaacactcaaaaaaagtacatgctcgaacatcattgactaactccttatcaatctcgattcatttcaatatgaacaattgaagcgattcgattttttatttatttagaacttctaaaattctaaaaactttttaattcttttaaaattctaagtatttattattggcgagccatagtaattgcacctatcaaggaaactaaaagaattatagaaattagttcaaagggaagataaaaatctgtcgataaatgaatcccaatttgttgaacgttacttattaggtcctgttctataatctggtttgatcttgtagtCCAAATAATTCCGTACCATGACGTATCTGGTATagtagtaattagtgaaaaaagaatacttgtacaaaccagtgaagtgactccatctccaatggtccaaaaatacgaatcattggaatattctgaaccattcatgaacattaccgcaaatatgattaagacatttacggctcccacataaataagtagctgtgcggcagctacaaaaaaagagttcgatggaatgtagaataaggatatacaaacaagaaccaatcccaatgaaaaagcagaataaataggattggtaagtaatactacccccagaccccctaatataagaactgaccccagaaatgctacaagaatatcatgtattggtccaggtaaatccattatgtataatatgtaaaaaaaaaaatatataagtcaaatcatgaccttactaaatggtccaggaaaggaaaagggttaccccatttttattgtatatgatatgttcctaattgaattaaatcttaatatggattaatttaatattaattttatatatagatataattattttattgggccaatcctacttactttttatccaaaagaaaaagaataaaaaaagtagttgaaattgtatatttcgaaattcccgtgataaaaatattataagtttaaatcaaagagtgattctcaccaatctatagttactaattaaatctatagttactaattattatttgtagttactgaccaaccaaaataaaaaagttttgatcttttatatcaaaacaaaatcttagtaatcggtaatcgttcttgaatcaaagggtttatctttatctattttgatttgagtcgaattcataactgtttgaattgtgtaatcttcaattactgacattggtaaccgactcaaagcaatttgattataattcaatTCGTGACGATCATAAGTAGAAAGCTCATATTCTTCAGTCATTGATAAACAGTTTGTTGGACAATACTCGACACAGTTACCACAAAATATACAGACCCCGAAATCAATACTATAATTAAgcaattgtttctttttcatatctctttccaatctccaatcaacaacaggtagatctattgggcatacacgaacacatacttcgcaagcaatacatttatcaaattcaaagtgaattcgaccacgaaaacgttctgacgtaattgatttctcataaggatattgaatagttacaggtaaacggtttgtgtgggataaggtaattatgaaactttgaccaatataccttgcagctcgtattgtttgttgaccataattcatgaacccagttaccatgggaaacatattgtagatatccataaataaattgatgtttctttctcttgtttgaaagaggttatgaatctagaatatcgttatcgtattctgttattttatagtgaaacaagttgggaagaagttgtcaataatagattacccaaagaaataggtaaaagaaatttccatccaagatttaatagctggtccattctcatcctaggtaaagtccatcttgttgtgatagaaatgaacagaaacaaataagCTTTAACTAATGTAATAAAGATACCAATTGTCATTCCAAAGACTCCAGCTATTTTTTTTATTCCGAAAAGCTCAGGAATGGATATGTACGGAATAGATAAATTCCACCCACCTAAGTAAAGAACCGTTACGAATAACGAAGAAGCTAATAGATTTAGGTAAGAAGCAAGATAAAATAAACCAAATCTGATACCAGAATATTCGGTTTGATAACCTGCTACTAATTCCTCCTCTGCTTCTGGTAAATCAAAGGGCAATCTCTCACATTCAGCtaga
Above is a window of Musa acuminata AAA Group cultivar baxijiao unplaced genomic scaffold, Cavendish_Baxijiao_AAA HiC_scaffold_690, whole genome shotgun sequence DNA encoding:
- the LOC135663218 gene encoding NAD(P)H-quinone oxidoreductase chain 4, chloroplastic translates to MFRWYAICICSLELLLTTYVFCYHFQLDDPLTQLEEDLKWIDVFDFHWRLGIDGLSIGPILLTGFITTLATLAAWPVTRNSRLFYFLMLAMYSGQIGLFSSRDLLLFFMLWELELIPVYLLLSMWGGKKRLYSATKFILYTAGGSIFLLIGVLGMGLYGPNEPTLDFSKLTNQSYPVALEIILYFGFLIAYAVKSPIIPLHTWLPDTHGEAHYSTCMLLAGILLKMGAYGLIRINMELLPHAHSIFSPWLVIVGTIQIIYAASTSLGQRNLKKRIAYSSVSHMGFTIIGIGSITGMGLNGAILQILSHGFIGAALFFLAGTSCDRIRLVYLDEMGGVSIPMPKLFTMFSSFSMASLALPGMSGFVAELLVFFGIITSPKYLLMPKMLITFVMAIGMILTPIYLLSMLRQMFYGYKLFNVPNSNFADSGPRELFVSICIFLPVIGIGIYPDFVLSLSVDRVQAILSNYFHR